One window from the genome of Sesamum indicum cultivar Zhongzhi No. 13 linkage group LG15, S_indicum_v1.0, whole genome shotgun sequence encodes:
- the LOC105177895 gene encoding protease Do-like 7: MSSASEVGVKSGMEDKLCVEIDQTFKENSATSQDWRRALDKVVPAIVVLRITACRAFDTESAGVSYATGFVVDKRRGIILTNRHVVKPGPVTAEALFVNREEIPVHPLYRDPVHDFGFFRYDTSSIQFLNYEEIPLAPEAACVGLEIRVVGNDSGEKVSILAGTLARLDRAAPVYKRDGYNDFNTFYIQAASGTKGGSSGSPVIDWQGRAVALNAGSKTSSASAFFLPLERVVRALKFLGKGRESVANKLEAVSIPRGTLQATFLHQGFDEMRRLGLRSETEQIVRHASPPGETGMLVVDSVVPGGPAHKHLEPGDVLVRLNGEVTTQFLKMENLLDDNVNHKVELQIERGGKFLTMDLTVQDLHSITPDHFLEVGGAVIHPLSYQQARNFHFQCGLVYVADQGYMLFRAGVPRHAIIKKFAGVDITRLEDFITVLSTLSRGVRVPLEYISYMNRHLRKSVLVTVDLHEWYAPPQIYTRNDSSGLWAVSPVLTLESKLLSPNVNQIEQDLASNRVSSCNADVTPVEQAPQCICQEPMNGVANMKTTCEQVDDGSLSLDKSDAAIEKGQVDKHLSVGVSLLPGFPSHKLRKVRLDASGTESETVLRNNQVAAAAAANASVAERVIEPALVMFEVHVPSSCMLDGVPSQHFFGTGVIIYHSQTMGLVAVNKNIVFVSVSDVLLSFAAYPIEVPGEVVFLHPLHNFALVAYNPSALGPGASVVRAAELLPEPVLCRGDSVCLVGLSSNLQAISRKSFVTNPSAALNMGSAHFQRHRGTNMELIELDAVLGTTFSGVLTDDLGRVRAIWGSFAIQLKFGGSSELDQQFSRGIPIYSVRQILDKIVSGADGPPLCINGIKMPMPLIRILEVELYSTLLVKARSFGLTDTWIKALVKKDPIRRQVLTVKGCLAGSKAENLLEQGDMVLAINKVPVTCFRDIEDACQELDRCNDSNGKLTLTIFRQGREIDVLVGTDVRDGNGSTRMINWCGCVVQDPHPAVRALGFLPKEGHGAYATRWCSGSPTQRYGLYALQWIVEVNGKPTPNLDALVAVTKEIEHGEFVRVRTIHLNGRPRVLTLKQDLHYWPTWELRFDPETAMWRRRTIKALDHSTE; encoded by the exons ATGAGTAGTGCTTCTGAAGTGGGCGTGAAATCCGGAATGGAAGACAAACTTTGTGTGGAGATTGATCAGACATTTAAGGAGAACAGCGCCACGAGCCAGGACTGGCGGCGGGCGCTGGATAAGGTGGTTCCCGCAATCGTCGTCCTTCGAATAACAGCCTGCCGTGCATTTGACACGGAGTCGGCTGGCGTATCCTACGCAACTGGTTTCGTAGTTGACAAACGGCGGGGTATCATCCTGACCAACCGCCATGTCGTGAAGCCAG GACCGGTGACAGCGGAAGCTCTGTTTGTGAACCGCGAAGAAATTCCAGTGCATCCATTGTATAGAGACCCT GTTCATGACTTTGGCTTCTTTCGTTATGACACTTCCTCTATACAATTTCTGAACTATGAGGAGATTCCTCTTGCTCCTGAGGCTGCTTGCGTGGGGCTTGAGATTAGGGTTGTGGGCAACGATAGTGGAGAAAAG GTTTCAATTTTGGCTGGCACCCTTGCTCGTTTGGATAGAGCTGCTCCAGTCTATAAGAG GGATGGCTACAATGACTTCAATACATTCTATATTCAA GCAGCTTCTGGAACAAAAGGTGGTTCAAGTGGCTCCCCTGTAATTGACTGGCAAGGTAGAGCAGTTGCTTTGAATGCTGGGAGCAAGACATCCAGTGCTTCTGCATTTTTCTTACCTTTAGAACGG GTTGTCAGGGCCTTGAAATTCTTGGGGAAAGGAAGAGAATCTGTTGCAAATAAATTGGAGGCAGTCTCCATTCCTCGTGGTACGCTCCAG GCTACATTTCTCCACCAAGGATTTGATGAGATGCGTCGGCTAGGCCTCAGAAGCGAAACAGAACAG ATAGTCCGTCATGCTTCTCCACCCGGGGAAACCGGAATGCTTGTTGTTGATTCTGtg GTGCCAGGTGGGCCAGCCCACAAGCATTTGGAGCCAGGTGATGTGCTTGTCCGTTTGAACGGGGag GTGACGACCCAATTTCTGAAGATGGAAAATTTGCTCGATGACAATGTCAACCATAAAGTTGAACTTCAGATTGAAAGGGGAGGCAAATTTTTGACTATGGATTTGACT GTTCAGGATTTGCATTCTATCACTCCTGATCACTTTCTTGAAGTTGGTGGTGCTGTGATACACCCTCTTTCTTATCAACAG GCCAGGAATTTTCATTTCCAATGTGGTCTTGTATATGTTGCAGACCAAGG TTATATGCTATTCAGAGCTGGAGTTCCACGTCATGCAATTATTAAGAAGTTTGCTGGTGTAGACATTACAAGACTTGAAGACTTCATCACTGTGTTGTCTACGTTGTCCAGGGGTGTAAGAGTACCATTGGAGTACATAAGCTACATGAATCGTCACCTTAGAAAG TCTGTCCTTGTCACTGTTGATCTCCATGAATGGTATGCTCCTCCCCAGATATACACTCGCAATGATAGTTCTGGCTTGTGGGCTGTAAGCCCAGTTTTGACACTGGAATCAAAACTTCTGTCACCAAACGTCAATCAGATTGAACAAGATCTAGCTAGCAATAGGGTTTCATCTTGTAATGCTGATGTTACCCCAGTGGAACAAGCACCACAATGTATTTGCCAAGAACCAATGAATGGTGTTGCCAATATGAAAACTACCTGTGAACAAGTTGATGATGGATCCCTTTCTCTGGATAAATCTGATGCTGCAATTGAAAAAGGGCAAGTGGACAAACATTTGTCTGTTGGTGTTTCTTTATTACCTGGCTTTCCGTCGCATAAACTTAGGAAAGTAAGATTGGATGCCTCTGGAACAGAAAGTGAGACAGTTCTGAGAAATAATCAAGTCGCAGCAGCTGCAGCAGCTAATGCTTCAGTTGCTGAGCGTGTAATTGAGCCTGCCCTCGTGATGTTTGAG GTTCATGTGCCGTCATCTTGTATGCTTGATGGTGTGCCCTCACAGCATTTCTTTGGGACAGGTGTTATCATTTATCATTCTCAAACTATGGGATTGGTTGCggtgaataaaaatattgtatttgtatCTGTATCTGATGTCTTGCTGTCTTTTGCGGCTTATCCAATTGAAGTTCCCGGCGAG GTTGTTTTTCTCCATCCATTACATAATTTTGCACTTGTTGCATACAACCCTTCTGCACTTGGACCTGGTGCTTCTGTAGTTCGAGCTGCTGAACTTCTTCCTG AACCTGTCCTCTGTCGCGGAGATTCTGTCTGTCTTGTGGGGTTGAGCAGCAATCTACAGGCAATTTCGAGGAAATCCTTTGTCACCAATCCTTCTGCTGCTCTCAACATGGGCTCAGCCCACTTTCAAAGGCACAGAGGAACAAATATGGAATTGATTGAGCTTGATGCTG TTCTTGGTACTACATTTTCTGGTGTCCTGACAGATGATCTTGGAAGGGTTCGAGCCATTTGGGGAAGCTTTGCAATTCAG CTCAAATTTGGAGGGAGTTCGGAGCTAGACCAACAATTTAGTCGAGGTATTCCAATTTATTCAGTAAGACAGATCCTCGACAAAATTGTATCCGGTGCCGATGGTCCTCCTCTCTGCATAAATGGAATCAAAATGCCTATGCCGCTCATAAGAATACTAGAGGTTGAACTGTATTCCACTTTGCTTGTGAAAGCTCGTAGTTTTGGCCTGACTGACACTTGGATAAAG GCGCTGGTAAAAAAGGATCCTATTAGGCGTCAAGTGTTGACAGTTAAAGGCTGCTTGGCAGGATCTAAAGCTGAAAACCTACTAGAACAAGGGGACATGGTTTTGGCAATCAATAAAGTCCCAGTTACATGCTTTCGTGACATTGAAGATGCTTGCCAAGAACTAGATCGGTGTAATGACAGCAACGGGAAGCTCACACTGACAATATTTCGTCAG GGTCGTGAAATTGATGTACTGGTTGGAACTGATGTAAGGGATGGTAACGGATCGACACGTATGATAAATTGGTGCGGTTGTGTAGTGCAGGATCCTCATCCAGCTGTGCGAGctcttggatttcttcctaAAGAGGGACATGGTGCATACGCGACAAG GTGGTGTAGTGGGAGCCCAACACAGCGATATGGTTTATATGCCCTTCAGTGGATTGTCGAAGTAAATGGGAAACCAACTCCGAATTTGGATGCTCTTGTCGCTGTTACAAAG GAAATAGAGCATGGGGAGTTTGTTCGTGTGAGAACGATTCACTTGAATGGGAGGCCTCGAGTACTTACACTGAAGCAGGATTTGCACTACTGGCCTACATGGGAGCTGAGGTTTGACCCTGAAACTGCAATGTGGCGTCGAAGGACAATCAAAGCACTCGACCATAGCACTGAGTGA
- the LOC105178340 gene encoding leucine-rich repeat extensin-like protein 1 gives MSKPACMLVILLLILQSSFSTKADYVPDPSIKCGECPCVSPCSPPPPSLPLPPPTMVYVSPPPPQFVYETGLTPPPPPGFVYETGPPGNVYPSDNPFDLAIYSNSAHTNSLMIGILFLTVVVVSTLQLLVYW, from the coding sequence ATGAGTAAACCAGCCTGCATGTTGGTAATTCTTCTGCTCATTCTCCAATCCTCATTTTCTACTAAGGCCGACTATGTGCCTGATCCAAGCATCAAGTGTGGGGAATGCCCTTGTGTGAGTCCATGCAGCCCCCCGCCACCGTCACTGCCACTGCCACCACCAACGATGGTCTATGTTagcccaccaccaccacagTTTGTATACGAGACGGGGCTGactccaccacctccaccaGGGTTCGTTTATGAGACGGGGCCTCCTGGCAACGTGTATCCGTCTGATAATCCATTTGATTTGGCTATATACTCTAATTCTGCACATACTAATTCTCTTATGATCGGGATATTGTTTCTTACGGTAGTGGTGGTCTCAACCCTTCAACTGCTAGTGTATTGGTGA
- the LOC105177896 gene encoding uncharacterized protein At1g66480-like — MGNNIGGGKKTAKIMKIDGQTFKLKAPAIAMDVLKDYPPTYVLLEHESVKRFGIRAPELQPGEELKPGKIYFLVEMPEFPEAARSRRARSVARMRSGMGSGAGRVRVKIKVPRAQIEKVMEESRDDAEVGERIVELCLKNSAVVSRD; from the coding sequence ATGGGGAACAACATAGGAGGAGGAAAGAAGACCGCCAAGATCATGAAAATCGACGGCCAAACTTTCAAGCTCAAGGCCCCGGCAATCGCCATGGACGTGCTCAAGGATTACCCACCGACCTACGTTTTACTCGAACACGAATCGGTAAAGAGGTTCGGAATCCGGGCTCCGGAATTACAGCCCGGAGAGGAACTTAAGCCTGGAAAGATCTATTTTCTAGTAGAAATGCCCGAGTTCCCGGAGGCGGCCAGAAGCAGAAGGGCAAGATCTGTGGCGCGTATGAGGAGCGGTATGGGGTCGGGTGCGGGACGGGTGCGGGTTAAGATCAAAGTACCGAGAGCCCAGATTGAGAAAGTGATGGAAGAGAGTAGAGATGACGCAGAGGTGGGTGAGAGAATTGTTGAGCTCTGTCTGAAGAATTCAGCCGTCGTCTCCAGGGATTGA